AGCAGGAGCGGGCGCTGCTGGCCGAGATCGCGGCTATGGCTGAGCGTCTGCGCGGTGAGCTGGAGGAGATTCGTGCGGAGGTGGCGGAGGTGGCGGAGATCAAGGAGGAGCAGACTACGGGTGCTGCCGCGCCTTCAGTTCGGCGACTTCCCGCTTGAGGGTCTGGACCTCCGCATTCAAGGTGCGGAGCTGGTCCCGGACCTCTAGAAGTGCCTCGGTGAGGGTCCCGGTGGGTTCTGTGCTCTCCGGGGCTTCGCCCGCTCGGATTGCCGACTCGGGCGACGTGTATTGCTTGATCTCGATCAGCTCGCCGCGTGGACCGATCGCATCGACTACGTAGCTGCCGCGCCCCTGCACGGTGTAGATCAAGCCCTCTTCGCGGAGCACACGAAGAGCGCTACGAGCGGTCATGTTGGCGATGCCGAACCGCTCTTGCAGCTCGCGGTGCGAGGGGAGCTGTTCCCCCGGCTTGAGCTTGCCCGCCTTGATCTCGGCCCGGATGGCCTCGGCTGCCTGCTGATACGGCGGGCGGGCGTCGTGCGTCGACGGCGTCATGGTCCCAGGGTAGCTGTGTTAGCCCACCTAACACACCCAGACCCTTGACGCGCTGAGGACTCCGGCACAGTGGACCGCTCGCTGCGCTGCTCCCACTGCACCGGACGCGGTTACCAGCGCGGCCCCGACGGCTTCCGGGACCTGTGCGGCGAGTGCGAGGGCACCGGCCAGTCCGAACCCATCGCGGACCTGCCCGTGCACAGCCACGTCCGCCAGATGATCCGCACCGCCTGGAACCTCGGCCACCTGCCCGAGTTCGCCGAACTCAAGCTCTGGAAGTGGGCCCACATGCTCGGCTTCCGAGGCCACTTCTCCAGCAAATCCCGCCGCTACTCCACCACCCTCGGCGCACTCCGCGACATCCGCCGCACCTGGCGCACCGAACAAGCACGCACCACAGACGACCGGCCCGAGCTGCCCGAGGACACCACCCTCGTCGTCTCGCACTGGCAATACCTGGCCTCCGGCTACAGCCCCGGCGAAGAACTCCTCGCCGCCCAGGTACGCCACGACATCGCCCAAGCACGCGACCACGCCGACCGCCGCAAGACAGAAGGGGACCCGTGGCTGTGATTCCGGGGCTGCTCAACGTGGACCAGGTCGCCACGCGCCTCCAGGTGAGCCGCTGGACGGTCTACAACCTCATCCGTTCCCGCGAGCTGGCCTCTCTGACCATCGGCCGCTGCCGACGCATCACCGAAACCGCACTGCACGACTACATCGCACGCCAGACCGAACGAGAGGCCGCCTGATGGGCAAGAAGAACGCGAACGGCGGGGGAAGCATCTACCAGCGCAAGGATGGGCGTTGGGAGGGCATCGCGTACGTCCTGACGGCCGACGGCACGCACAAGCGGCGCAGTGTCTACGGGAAGACCTGGGATGACGCCCACGACAAGCTGACCAGGCTCAAGGCCGACTCCAACAACGGACTTCCCGTCGCCACGAGCAAACAGAGCCTGGGCGACTTCCTGACGTACTGGCTGGCCAACGTCGCACGCATCAAGGTCCGTCCGGCCACGTACGCCGCTTATGACTCCCTCGTGCGGAACTACCTCGCTCCGGGCCTCGTGAAGAAGAAGCTGACGCGGCTCACTGCACGGGACATCCGGGCTTTCCTCGCCGCGACGGCGCGTACGTGCCAGTGCTGCGCTCAGGGGAAGGACAAGGCACGCCCGGAACGGAAACGCCGCTGTTGTGCGCTGGCCAAGTGCTGTAAGTCGTACCCGTCCGATCGGACCGTGCGGTTCCTCCTCGTGCTGCTGCGGGCCGCGCTGGAGCACGCGGTGCGCGAGGACGAGCTACCGCGCAACGTGGCCAAGAACGTCGAGGTGGGCATGGGCACGAAGCGCGAGATAGAGCCGCTGACCGTGAAGGAAGGGCGTCAGCTCCTGACGGCGGCGCGAGGTAACCGGCTCTGGGCGGTGTACGAGTTGGCCGTACGGATCGGTCTGCGGCGCGGTGAGGTCCTGGGTCTCCGGTGGAAGGACGTGGATCTGGCCGACGGGACGGTCACCATCCGGCAGACGCTCCAACGCGTTGGCGGTGAACTGCTGATCGCCGCCCCGAAGACTCAGAGGTCGGCCCGGCGGGTGGCGCTGCCCGCCGAGTGCGTGACGGCGCTCCGGGCGCGCCGTGCCCAGCAGCGCGGGGACCGGCTCGCAGCAGGAGACACCTGGAAGGGCAACGGCAGCGATCTTGTCTTCACCACGAAGAACGGGACACCGATCGAGCCGCGCAACCTGAACCGCGCCTTCACCCTCCTGTGTGACAAGGCAGGCGTCCGACACGTCCGCTTCCATGACCTGCGGCATACCTGCGCGTCCCTGCTCCACGAGCAGGGAGCCGATGCCCGAATGATCATGGAAGTCCTCGGGCACAGCTCGATCCGCGTGACGATGGACATCTACACCTTCGTCCGGCTGGACTCGCAGCGCTCCGCCTTCGACCGCGTCGGTGATGCCCTGCGTGACGGCGACGGCCCGGACGATGACGACGGCGCGGGTGGTGCACTGGTCGCCGTCTGATCGAGGCGCGCGGCGGTTGCCGTCAACGACCACCGTCAACGGCCAACGCAAGAGGCCCCTTCCATCACTGGAAGGGGCCTCTGGGCTGGTGCGCGCTCGGCAGGATTCGAACCTGCAACCTCTTGATCCGTAGTCAAGTGCTCTATCCGTTAAGCTACGAGCGCTTGGCTTCCCGGCGGTTTTTCTTGCCGGTCGGCTTTGCGGGGACAACATTACATGACCTGCGCCGTCAGGCGAAATCCGTTTCCCTCACCCCCACTGACCTGCGAAAACTCCATTTTCGGGGGCTTGCGGGGTTGCTCTCGCGAGGCCTCCTGGAGTCCGCCTTCGCGTCGCGAGGCGCTTGAGGAGCGAGGGTGATTGCCACGGAAAGTCGCGAGAAAGTCACCTTGCGTGACGCTCGCTCACGATGGGGTTGCGTGATCATTCACGGCGGGCCCGGGAACGACACAGGGGGCCCGCGCTCAAGGCGCGGGCCCCCTGTCGGAGAGCGGAGGCTGAGGGATTTGAACCCTCGATGGGCTTTAAGGCCCAAACCGCATTAGCAGTGCGGCGCCATAGACCAGACTAGGCGAAGCCTCCAACACGCCGGGTCGCTCGCGCGAGCGCGAGGTGGCGTGTGCAGATGATGTCACAGCCCAGTGGGATGTCACCAATCGCGGACTACGGTACTCGGCGGGCGGGGCCCATCGCAAAGCCCTCATAGGGGGTGAGGGGAAGCGCGGCCCGTACGGCGGAGCGCACTCCTTATGGCCGAGGGGAGCCCTTACGGCGAGCACAGCCCCTTACGGCGGAGCAACGCGCGCGGCGGCGGCGCGTTAGACGGGGCGGGGGCAGCGCGCCCCCGACTGATCACACCGGGAGTGCCCCATGGCCCTGCTGCACCGCCTCGCCGTCACCGCCGCGCTGACGACCGCCGCCGCCGCGGGCGCGCTGGCCCCCGCCGCGGCCACGCCGCTGCCGCTGCCCCTGCCGTTCGACGGGGAGAGCGCCGACCGACTTGTGATCACCGTGAGTGAGACGGGTGAGGCCGACGACGCCGCGACGTTTGTACTGAACTGCCACCCGACCGGCGGTACGCACCCCCGGGCGCGGGCCGCGTGCAGGCAGCTGGACGCGCAGACCGTATGGGGCCGGGATCCGTTCGCGCCGGTGTCGCCGGACGCGATGTGCACCGGGCAGTACGGCGGGCCGGCCACGGCTCGGGTGACGGGGCACTGGGCGGGGCGTCCCGTCAACGCCTGGTTCAACCGCACCAACGGGTGTGAAATCGCCCGATGGAATCGGTTCTCCGTCGTTTTGCGCACGCCTGGGAGCTGACCTGGGGATTAGGCCGGGAGTGAGAGGAGAAGAGCCCGGTGAAGTTTGTCCGGGCGTGCGTCGAGACGCGTACGTCGCACTGCGACCTCCCTCTCATCCGCCGTCGCGTCCGGCGCTGGTGCCCGTAGACTCCTCTAGAGACACTCCGCAGATGGGACGGCAGAATGACCGCGGGTGTCAGCAAGGTGCGGTAGTCAGGGAGGAAGCGTCGTCGTGAGCAGCAGGCCATCCCGAGGCGCTGCTCGCCTCGCGGCGATACTCGACGCCCTCCCGGACGCGCTGTTGCTGGTCAACTGCAACGGCACGATCGTCAACGCCAACCACCACGCGCTGGAGTCCTTCGAGGCTCCGGGCACCGCCCTGGTCGGCCGTGGTCTGCTCGATCTGCTTCCCTCCTTCGATCCCAATCGCATTCCCGGTTCGATGCGGCGCCCCGACGTGTCGCAGGGGGACGGCAGCAAGCCGACCCGGATGATGGCCCGGCGCACCGACGGGGCGCAGTTCCCCGTCGAGGTGACCAGCGCGAATCTGGAGGACGGGCGGACTCCGTACGCCGATCAGTACAGCTACACCGGCGATGAGCTGCTGATGCTCATCGTGCGCGACCTGACCGGGACGCTCGACACCGAGGCCGAACTCGCCCGTCAGCAGCGCCAGACCGAGATGATCCTGCGCGCGGCGGCGGAGGGCGTGGTCGGCGTGGACACCGAGGGCAAGGTGGTCCTCGTCAACCCGTCCGCCGCGCAGATCCTCGGCTACCGGGCCAGCGACATGGGCGGTCAGGAGCTTCACTCTCTTGTACACCACTCGCGCCCGGACGGTTCCCCCTTCCCGTACGAGGAATCGCCCCTCGCCGACACCCTGCGCTCCGGCCGCAAGCACCGGGTGCGCGGCCAGGTGCTGTGGGCGAAGGACGGCAGCCAGGTCCCGGTCGATCTGACCACCGCGCCCGTCCGCGACGGCGAGCAACTGGTCGGCGCCGTGCTGACCTTCACCGACCGGCGGGCCGAGAAGGCCATGGCGGCCAAGCACGCCGAGGAGGTCGAGAGCCTCACCACCCGGCATACGGAGAAGGTCGAGAGCCTCACCACCCAGCACGCCGAGGAGCTGGAGGGGCTCACCACCCAGCACACCAAGGCCCTGGAGGAGCTGCGGGCGCAGCTCGCCGAGGAGCGCGCGCGGTACGCGGCACAGCTGGAGTCCGTCACGGCCCGGAACGGCCAGCTGCTCGCCGTGCTGGACCAGTCCCTGCGCGGCCCGCTGCTGCAACTGCGCAGTGAGCTCGGCGTGCTCGCCGACGACCCGGCCGGGCAGCTGTGGCCCGAGGCCAACCAGATCCTGCACCACCTCGCCGCCGGCTACACCCGGATGACCACGCTCGTCGACAACGTCCTGAGCTATCAGCGGCTCGACTCGAGCGGCGACGAGCTGGTCCGCCGTACGGTCTCGATGGACGAGGTCGTATCGGCCGCTGTCGAGGGCGCGGTCGAGCTGATCGGCCCGGGGCGCGCGCAGTTCGCCGTGCACGCCCCGCCGATCGACGCCGAGGTGGACGCGGAGCGGCTCGCCCAGGCACTCGCCCATCTGATCGCGGACGTGGCCGGGGTCGACTCCACCGGCAACGCCGCCTCGGGCGTCACGGCGAGCGACTCGACGATCGTGGTCGCGGCGGCTCAGCGCGGCGATGTCGTACGGATCGAGGTCCGCGGGCCGTACGCGGGCGGCGACCCGGTGCACGAGCCGATCGTGCGCGGGATCGTGCGCCTGCACGGGGGCGTGCTCCAGACCCATGAGATGCCGGGCATGGGCGGGCACGCGTACGTCCTGGAGGTGCCGATCTCGGCGGCGGCCGCCGCCGAGCAGGAGGGCATGGACGCCGACGCCGCCGGACCGGGCGACGGTACGCAGGGACAGGGCACCTCGGGCACGGGTGCCGGTACGGGAACCGGCGCGGGTACGGGTACCGGCGCGGGTACGGGTACCGGCGCGGGTACGGGTACCGGCGCGGGTACGGGTACCGGCGCGGGTACGGGTGCCGGTACGGGAACGGCGGGCGGCAACGCCTCCGGCCAGACCCCGACCGGACGCCGCGCCCGGCACGGAGCGGCCCCCGGCGACACGCCCGGCGACACCGTCGGCGGCGGTACGCAGGGGAACGGCACGCACGGCAACGGCACTCAGGGCGGTACGCCTCCGCCCAACCTCCGTAAGGCCGACCCGCGTACGGCCGATCCCCATACGGCCGGCCCGCGCGCCGTCGCTCCGCAGGGTGCGCCGGGTGCGCCCGCGCCCGCCGCACTGCCCGCGGTCGTCGGCGAGAGTGCCGCGGCCCAGCAGCAGAACGCGGCCGAGTCCGCGAACCCGCCACGGCCCACCGGGCGGCGCAGGGCGCGCCCCCACCCCGACGAGGACCCGGCGGCGGCCGCGGCCGCGAACCCCGGCCAGAACGCCGAGGGAGCCGCGGCCGGCAGCCATCGCCACGCGCGCGGCGGCGCACCGGAAGCGGCCGGTCCGCAGCCGACGGGCCCCGCCGCCATGGGCGTTGTGCCGCCTCAGGGCATCCCCGCCCAGCAGCAGCCCCAGGGCCGCCGGGCCCGGCGCGG
This genomic interval from Streptomyces asiaticus contains the following:
- a CDS encoding helix-turn-helix domain-containing protein, with the translated sequence MAVIPGLLNVDQVATRLQVSRWTVYNLIRSRELASLTIGRCRRITETALHDYIARQTEREAA
- a CDS encoding GntR family transcriptional regulator, which gives rise to MTPSTHDARPPYQQAAEAIRAEIKAGKLKPGEQLPSHRELQERFGIANMTARSALRVLREEGLIYTVQGRGSYVVDAIGPRGELIEIKQYTSPESAIRAGEAPESTEPTGTLTEALLEVRDQLRTLNAEVQTLKREVAELKARQHP
- a CDS encoding SSI family serine proteinase inhibitor, with the protein product MALLHRLAVTAALTTAAAAGALAPAAATPLPLPLPFDGESADRLVITVSETGEADDAATFVLNCHPTGGTHPRARAACRQLDAQTVWGRDPFAPVSPDAMCTGQYGGPATARVTGHWAGRPVNAWFNRTNGCEIARWNRFSVVLRTPGS
- a CDS encoding hybrid sensor histidine kinase/response regulator, whose translation is MSSRPSRGAARLAAILDALPDALLLVNCNGTIVNANHHALESFEAPGTALVGRGLLDLLPSFDPNRIPGSMRRPDVSQGDGSKPTRMMARRTDGAQFPVEVTSANLEDGRTPYADQYSYTGDELLMLIVRDLTGTLDTEAELARQQRQTEMILRAAAEGVVGVDTEGKVVLVNPSAAQILGYRASDMGGQELHSLVHHSRPDGSPFPYEESPLADTLRSGRKHRVRGQVLWAKDGSQVPVDLTTAPVRDGEQLVGAVLTFTDRRAEKAMAAKHAEEVESLTTRHTEKVESLTTQHAEELEGLTTQHTKALEELRAQLAEERARYAAQLESVTARNGQLLAVLDQSLRGPLLQLRSELGVLADDPAGQLWPEANQILHHLAAGYTRMTTLVDNVLSYQRLDSSGDELVRRTVSMDEVVSAAVEGAVELIGPGRAQFAVHAPPIDAEVDAERLAQALAHLIADVAGVDSTGNAASGVTASDSTIVVAAAQRGDVVRIEVRGPYAGGDPVHEPIVRGIVRLHGGVLQTHEMPGMGGHAYVLEVPISAAAAAEQEGMDADAAGPGDGTQGQGTSGTGAGTGTGAGTGTGAGTGTGAGTGTGAGTGTGAGTGAGTGTAGGNASGQTPTGRRARHGAAPGDTPGDTVGGGTQGNGTHGNGTQGGTPPPNLRKADPRTADPHTAGPRAVAPQGAPGAPAPAALPAVVGESAAAQQQNAAESANPPRPTGRRRARPHPDEDPAAAAAANPGQNAEGAAAGSHRHARGGAPEAAGPQPTGPAAMGVVPPQGIPAQQQPQGRRARRGAPAQEAGGPQTAGAPAPAQGAGGRPALALPAASSDTPQQPAQPAASGMPALPAARAPEDQQPNWGQDTSGGQPQEVPPTGRRRARRPLAEEQPEGPQAPAQAPGRPQPAGDPGLVRSPFALPPAAADRAQPGALPPELGPAGLVPAQHGPREARGGAPQPQQGGGLAVRGEPVPPNGAARPGGWPSDPAQGQGQDPRRSQPQPQGQGPQPAAPGMPALPAARTPEDQQPNWGQDTSGGQPQEVPPTGRRRARRPLAEEQPEGPQAQAQAPGRPQPAETSGRPPAPQPAQPPAQWPDAPAQPRPQPLPAEAPPNADTTQGRAFSVRTLGQGVPFAQQVGEQPQGRPAQGQPQGRPPQGQPQTPSGGTSTGGGRRRKLAARPEMTDQGGSAELQPAGNRAHPHTGPQPRTGQPAHGGQQPHTGPQPHPGPQTGAQPRPQPGPGAQPQRAVGASQGSGRTFAIGAPDEGAEGPEPLDGPNGAVEIVDDRTPPPDDELPPEPLDNPRRLLVWPAPDMSTQQALSDRGYRPVIVNSREEVDAQIAAYPAALFVDPLTGPITRTALQSLRTAAVAAEVPVLVTAGLGQATREAAYGADPAVLLKALAPRDSEQHPSRVLLIEEHEPIAMALTATLERRGMQVARAATDADAVSLAAQMRPNLVVMDLMQVRRRRAGIVDWLRGNGLLNRTPLVVYTSADIDPANLSRLAAGETVLFLAERSTSAEVQSRIVDLLAKIGTN
- a CDS encoding site-specific integrase — translated: MGKKNANGGGSIYQRKDGRWEGIAYVLTADGTHKRRSVYGKTWDDAHDKLTRLKADSNNGLPVATSKQSLGDFLTYWLANVARIKVRPATYAAYDSLVRNYLAPGLVKKKLTRLTARDIRAFLAATARTCQCCAQGKDKARPERKRRCCALAKCCKSYPSDRTVRFLLVLLRAALEHAVREDELPRNVAKNVEVGMGTKREIEPLTVKEGRQLLTAARGNRLWAVYELAVRIGLRRGEVLGLRWKDVDLADGTVTIRQTLQRVGGELLIAAPKTQRSARRVALPAECVTALRARRAQQRGDRLAAGDTWKGNGSDLVFTTKNGTPIEPRNLNRAFTLLCDKAGVRHVRFHDLRHTCASLLHEQGADARMIMEVLGHSSIRVTMDIYTFVRLDSQRSAFDRVGDALRDGDGPDDDDGAGGALVAV